In Streptomyces capitiformicae, one genomic interval encodes:
- a CDS encoding GntR family transcriptional regulator, with amino-acid sequence MIEIDRDSITPMYVQLASALRERIRRGEIPVGRRIPSHYELEQETGGAVSRRTIKSAIEVLATEGIVQGVQGKGVFVIALPEHPPADPSEGDESAD; translated from the coding sequence ATGATCGAGATCGACCGGGACAGCATCACCCCGATGTACGTGCAGTTGGCATCCGCCTTGCGCGAGCGCATCCGACGCGGGGAGATCCCGGTTGGCCGCCGCATCCCCTCTCACTACGAGCTGGAGCAAGAGACAGGCGGGGCGGTCAGTCGCCGCACCATCAAATCCGCCATTGAAGTACTCGCAACCGAGGGAATCGTTCAGGGCGTGCAGGGCAAGGGCGTGTTTGTGATTGCCCTCCCCGAGCATCCGCCCGCCGACCCGTCCGAAGGTGATGAGTCCGCCGACTGA
- a CDS encoding NUDIX hydrolase — MRWTIHGERTIHDTPWVRLRSLDVERPDGTRGDYHVVRLRDLAVTAAVDDRRRVLMMWRHRFVTDTWGWELPMGLVEDGERPEDAAGRELEEETGWRPGSLRELIHAQPAAGITDTRHFVFRTDDARRIGEPTEQNESDRLEWIPLTEIPGLITRREIVSSATLVGVMALLLELPLPELAPLELPPADPAVGA, encoded by the coding sequence ATGCGATGGACCATTCACGGCGAACGCACGATCCACGACACCCCCTGGGTGCGGTTGCGCTCGCTGGACGTCGAGCGGCCCGACGGCACCCGCGGCGACTACCACGTGGTCAGACTGCGGGACCTCGCCGTCACCGCGGCCGTGGACGACCGGCGGCGGGTGCTGATGATGTGGCGCCACCGTTTCGTCACGGACACCTGGGGCTGGGAGCTGCCCATGGGGCTGGTCGAGGACGGGGAGCGGCCCGAGGACGCGGCCGGGCGGGAGTTGGAGGAGGAGACGGGGTGGCGTCCGGGCTCGCTACGGGAGCTGATCCACGCGCAGCCCGCGGCCGGGATCACCGACACCCGGCACTTCGTGTTCCGTACGGACGACGCGCGACGGATCGGCGAGCCCACGGAACAGAACGAGTCCGACCGCCTGGAGTGGATCCCGCTCACCGAGATCCCTGGCTTGATCACCCGCCGCGAGATCGTCAGCAGCGCCACGCTGGTCGGCGTCATGGCCTTGCTCCTGGAACTGCCACTCCCTGAACTGGCACCGCTGGAACTGCCACCCGCAGACCCGGCCGTAGGGGCATAA
- a CDS encoding amidase encodes MQPDATGSPPHHSPGPLPSPLTSQPLAPTPLTSLPPGGFPTLPAERIAAAVRAGELRAVDVVTASLARIERAEPTLCAFVEVWAEEAVGWAVEVDERVAAGVRLPLAGVPIGVKGRNGLRTASARALVTAGCVPVGATSVPGPGTPWQTWGLGAGGRTVNPWRADRTPGGSSAGSAAAVAMGLVPMATGTDGAGSVRIPAAWCGVVGLKTTNRRLPSPDRTGLAAAGVLTRYAADAAAYWRWVRDGTAEHADRIEHADRIEHVERIKHAEHEEPTPAWDTPATVTALWSDDLGFAGTDTEPAALAHAAALRLADTGLLRFVRRDELVRLEDPGPAWLALRAAPDTDPAAVRRAHELRTENDRRLADLFGEADLILTPTTPNAPHGHDGPGDRYSTALTWAFNLSGHPAMSIPAGFDSDGCPVGLQLVARHGEEDLLLRTVTAAGH; translated from the coding sequence ATGCAGCCCGACGCGACCGGCTCCCCACCGCACCACTCCCCAGGCCCCCTCCCTTCGCCGCTTACTTCCCAACCGCTCGCTCCCACTCCTCTCACCTCCCTCCCGCCCGGCGGCTTCCCGACGCTCCCCGCCGAACGGATCGCTGCCGCCGTGCGCGCGGGCGAGCTTCGCGCCGTTGACGTGGTCACCGCCTCGCTCGCCCGGATCGAGCGGGCGGAGCCGACGCTGTGCGCTTTCGTCGAGGTGTGGGCCGAGGAGGCGGTGGGGTGGGCAGTCGAGGTGGACGAGCGGGTCGCGGCGGGGGTGCGGCTGCCGTTGGCCGGGGTGCCGATCGGGGTGAAGGGAAGGAACGGGTTGCGTACGGCGTCGGCGCGAGCCCTGGTCACGGCCGGCTGTGTGCCCGTGGGCGCGACCTCCGTGCCCGGTCCCGGCACCCCCTGGCAGACCTGGGGTCTCGGGGCCGGCGGCCGGACCGTCAACCCCTGGCGGGCCGACCGCACGCCGGGCGGCTCCTCGGCCGGGTCCGCGGCGGCGGTGGCCATGGGCCTGGTCCCGATGGCGACCGGCACGGACGGCGCCGGGTCGGTACGGATCCCGGCGGCGTGGTGCGGCGTCGTCGGCCTGAAGACCACGAACCGGCGGCTGCCCTCCCCCGACCGCACAGGGCTCGCCGCGGCCGGCGTCCTCACCCGGTACGCCGCGGACGCGGCGGCGTACTGGCGCTGGGTACGGGACGGCACGGCGGAGCACGCCGATCGCATCGAGCACGCCGATCGCATCGAGCACGTCGAACGCATCAAGCACGCCGAGCACGAGGAGCCGACCCCGGCCTGGGACACACCGGCTACCGTCACCGCCCTCTGGTCGGACGACCTCGGTTTCGCCGGCACCGACACCGAGCCCGCCGCGCTCGCCCACGCCGCCGCGCTCCGCCTCGCGGACACCGGCCTCCTTCGGTTCGTACGGCGGGACGAACTCGTACGCCTGGAGGACCCGGGACCCGCATGGCTGGCCCTGCGCGCCGCGCCGGACACCGACCCGGCGGCCGTACGAAGGGCCCACGAGCTCCGTACGGAGAACGACCGGCGCCTCGCCGACCTCTTCGGCGAGGCCGACCTGATCCTGACCCCCACCACCCCCAACGCCCCACACGGCCACGACGGCCCCGGCGACCGTTACTCCACGGCCCTCACCTGGGCGTTCAACCTCAGCGGCCACCCCGCCATGAGCATCCCGGCCGGCTTCGACTCCGACGGCTGCCCGGTCGGCCTCCAACTGGTCGCCCGCCACGGCGAGGAGGACCTGCTGCTCCGGACAGTCACGGCCGCCGGGCATTAG